A portion of the Rhodococcus pseudokoreensis genome contains these proteins:
- the gcvH gene encoding glycine cleavage system protein GcvH, with product MSSAAFPDDRSYTDDHEWVLIAPGAELPDEPVRVGITSVAVNSLGELVFVDLPEVGTTIVAGESCGEVESTKTVSELYPPVSGRVTLINTAAVDDPGLVTSDPYGEGWLFAVQPSAAGELLTAAEYAEKNGANA from the coding sequence ATGTCTTCAGCAGCCTTTCCCGACGACCGCAGCTACACCGACGACCACGAATGGGTCCTGATCGCGCCGGGCGCCGAACTGCCCGACGAGCCCGTCCGCGTGGGCATCACGTCCGTCGCCGTCAACTCGCTCGGCGAACTCGTCTTCGTCGATCTGCCGGAGGTCGGGACGACCATCGTCGCCGGCGAATCGTGCGGCGAGGTCGAGTCCACCAAGACCGTCTCCGAGCTGTACCCGCCGGTGAGCGGCCGGGTGACCCTGATCAACACTGCCGCCGTCGACGACCCCGGCCTGGTGACGTCCGACCCGTACGGGGAGGGCTGGCTGTTCGCCGTCCAGCCGTCCGCCGCCGGAGAGCTCCTCACCGCCGCCGAGTACGCCGAGAAGAACGGAGCGAACGCATGA
- a CDS encoding L-serine ammonia-lyase produces the protein MTISVFDLFSVGIGPSSSHTVGPMRAAGTFVDDLGALGVLGDVADVRVDLYGSLAATGAGHGTMSAILLGLEGYRPETIATEEMETRLAAVRASRRIRVAGTVEIPLAEDEMVLHPLTVLDFHPNGMTLTATAVDGRELHAQTYFSIGGGFVVTGAEPAVSFGAGANSLSFGSARELLELSEHYGLGISEVMLEHERTLRPESEVRERLLHIRDVMVECQQRGISRDGYLPGNLQVRRRARGWYERLNAEDPHRDPAFAEDWVNLVALAVNEENASGGRIVTAPTNGAAGIIPAVLHFALHYTPAGKADPDDTSVRFLLAAGAIGSLYKERASISGAEVGCQGEVGSAASMAAAGLAEILGGTPAQVENSAEIAMEHSLGLTCDPIGGLVQIPCIERNAISAGKAINAARMALRGDGTHRVSLDQVIETMRATGADMSSKYKETSTGGLAVNVSVNLVEC, from the coding sequence ATGACCATCAGCGTCTTCGACCTCTTCTCCGTCGGCATCGGCCCCTCCAGTTCGCACACGGTCGGGCCGATGCGGGCGGCGGGGACGTTCGTCGACGACCTCGGCGCACTCGGCGTTCTCGGGGACGTCGCCGATGTCCGTGTCGACCTGTACGGTTCGCTCGCGGCCACCGGCGCCGGGCACGGAACCATGTCGGCGATCCTCCTCGGCCTCGAAGGGTATCGGCCGGAGACCATCGCCACCGAGGAGATGGAGACGCGGCTCGCGGCGGTGCGGGCGAGTCGGCGGATCCGCGTCGCCGGCACGGTCGAGATCCCGCTCGCCGAGGACGAGATGGTGCTGCATCCGTTGACGGTGCTGGATTTTCACCCCAACGGGATGACCCTCACCGCTACCGCCGTCGACGGTCGCGAACTGCACGCTCAGACGTACTTCTCGATCGGCGGCGGATTCGTCGTCACCGGCGCCGAACCGGCGGTGTCCTTCGGCGCCGGCGCGAACTCGCTGTCGTTCGGGTCGGCTCGCGAATTGCTCGAACTCAGTGAGCACTACGGGCTCGGCATCAGCGAGGTGATGCTCGAGCACGAACGGACCCTCCGGCCCGAGTCGGAGGTCCGGGAGCGACTGCTGCACATCCGGGACGTGATGGTCGAGTGTCAGCAACGCGGCATCAGCCGGGACGGGTATCTGCCCGGCAATCTGCAGGTGCGCCGACGCGCCCGCGGCTGGTACGAGCGACTGAACGCGGAAGACCCGCACCGCGATCCCGCGTTCGCCGAGGACTGGGTGAACCTGGTGGCCCTCGCCGTCAACGAGGAGAACGCGTCCGGGGGGCGGATCGTGACCGCCCCCACCAACGGCGCAGCCGGCATCATCCCGGCGGTACTGCACTTCGCGCTGCACTACACCCCGGCGGGGAAGGCGGATCCGGACGACACGTCGGTGCGATTCCTGTTGGCGGCAGGCGCAATCGGATCCCTCTACAAGGAGCGGGCCTCGATCTCCGGGGCCGAGGTGGGCTGCCAGGGCGAGGTCGGCTCCGCGGCGTCGATGGCCGCCGCCGGTCTCGCCGAGATCCTCGGCGGCACCCCCGCGCAGGTGGAGAACTCGGCGGAGATCGCGATGGAACACAGTCTCGGTCTGACGTGCGATCCCATCGGGGGGCTGGTGCAGATTCCGTGCATCGAGCGCAACGCCATCTCGGCGGGCAAGGCGATCAACGCCGCCCGGATGGCACTGCGCGGCGACGGCACCCACCGCGTCAGCCTCGATCAGGTGATCGAGACGATGCGGGCCACCGGCGCCGACATGAGCTCGAAGTACAAGGAGACGTCCACCGGTGGTCTGGCCGTCAACGTGTCGGTGAACCTCGTCGAATGCTGA
- the gcvT gene encoding glycine cleavage system aminomethyltransferase GcvT encodes MTLTTTPTSPLLGEHNSLGAHFTDFAGWQMPLKYDSELAEHHAVRTSAGLFDLSHMGEIAVTGTESGALLDYALAGELSKIGVGRAKYSLLCNADGGVIDDLVVYRLANEHFLVVANASNAPAVYRELAARAEGFSAKVDDQSTETALIAVQGPAAQDIVQSLVPASQVETVAELKYYAVTRAVVAGIDVLLARTGYTGEDGFELYVPNEQSVALWRALLAATAARGGVPAGLACRDTLRLEAGMALYGHELTLDTNPYEAGLGKVVRLNKEFVGRDALQALSEQAPKRVLVGLAGTGRRAARADYTVHDATGGAPVGTITSGALSPTLGHPIALAFVDIAFREPGTELTVDIRGKKEPFVVTPSPFYRRS; translated from the coding sequence ATGACCCTCACCACGACGCCCACGTCCCCGCTGCTCGGCGAGCACAATTCTCTCGGAGCGCATTTCACCGACTTCGCCGGCTGGCAGATGCCGCTGAAGTACGACAGCGAACTCGCCGAGCACCACGCCGTCCGCACGTCCGCCGGACTGTTCGACCTCTCACACATGGGTGAGATCGCCGTCACCGGAACCGAATCCGGCGCACTGCTGGACTACGCTCTGGCCGGCGAGCTGTCGAAGATCGGCGTCGGCCGGGCCAAGTACTCGCTCCTGTGCAACGCGGACGGCGGCGTGATCGACGATCTCGTTGTCTACCGGCTCGCCAACGAGCACTTCCTGGTGGTCGCGAACGCGTCGAACGCCCCGGCCGTGTACCGCGAACTGGCGGCGCGCGCCGAAGGTTTCTCGGCGAAGGTCGACGACCAGTCCACGGAGACCGCGCTGATCGCGGTGCAGGGACCGGCAGCACAGGACATCGTGCAGTCCCTCGTTCCCGCCTCGCAGGTGGAGACCGTCGCGGAACTGAAGTACTACGCGGTCACTCGCGCGGTCGTCGCCGGCATCGACGTCCTCCTGGCCCGCACCGGTTACACCGGCGAGGACGGCTTCGAGCTGTACGTGCCGAATGAGCAGTCCGTGGCGTTGTGGCGCGCGCTCCTGGCCGCCACCGCGGCGCGTGGCGGCGTCCCCGCGGGTCTCGCGTGCCGCGACACGCTGCGGCTCGAGGCCGGGATGGCGCTCTACGGGCACGAACTGACGCTCGACACGAACCCGTACGAGGCCGGTCTCGGCAAGGTGGTCCGGCTGAACAAGGAGTTCGTCGGCCGCGACGCCCTGCAGGCGTTGTCGGAGCAGGCCCCAAAGCGGGTGCTCGTTGGCCTTGCAGGCACCGGGCGCCGCGCCGCCCGCGCCGACTACACCGTCCACGACGCGACCGGCGGAGCGCCCGTCGGCACGATCACGTCCGGCGCCCTGTCTCCGACACTGGGACATCCGATCGCGCTGGCATTCGTGGACATCGCGTTCCGCGAGCCCGGCACCGAGCTGACCGTCGACATCCGTGGCAAGAAGGAACCGTTCGTGGTCACCCCGTCGCCGTTCTACCGCCGTTCCTGA
- the gcvP gene encoding aminomethyl-transferring glycine dehydrogenase, with translation MSGAVRTQRNRSHLVSVESRHAHRSAPLTSDFPSRHIGPDASASQRMLGALGYDTLDQLIDAAVPDQIRSAEAMDLPVARSEQQVLSDLRTLSERNETRVQMIGLGYYDTITPAVLRRNMLESPAWYTAYTPYQPEISQGRLEALLTFQTVIEDLTALPLAGASLLDEATAVMEAVLLMRRANKAKSGTPRVVVDADCLPQTLAVVRGRAKSVGIDVEVADLTGGLPDGDLFGVVFQAPGASGHVRDLAPLIAAAQERGALTTVAADLLSLTLLTPPGEQGADIAVGSAQRFGVPLFFGGPHAGYMAVRGGLERMLPGRLVGVSVDVDGKTAYRLALQTREQHIRRDKATSNICTAQALLANVAAMYAAYHGPEGLRAIATRVHGHATAVAGGLRTAGHSVVHDSFFDTVLVHVPAGARDVVDRADRAGINLRLVDADHVAIACDECTTDEIVDRVLSAFGARVEKATVSALPQSLLRTSNYLQHNVFHEHRSETAMLRFLRALSDKDLALDRTMIPLGSCTMKLNSAVEMEPISWPGFASIHPYAPVEQTSGYLQLIRGLERWLGEITGYDRVSLQPNAGSQGELAGLLAINGYHESLGDHGRDICLIPQSAHGTNAASAVLAGMRVVVVATASNGNIDLGDLRAKIAAHEGKIAAIMLTYPSTHGVYENDVRTVCDLVHEAGGQVYVDGANLNALVGLAQPGKFGGDVSHLNLHKTFCIPHGGGGPGVGPVAVRKHLAPFLPGNPLGGDQLGTPVSAANYGSAGILPITWAYIALMGPDGLTEATKSAVLAANYVAKSLDAHFPVLYTGPSGLVAHECILDLRPVTKATGVTAEDVAKRLIDYGFHAPTLSFPVSGTLMVEPTESEDLAELDRFIEAMISIRREIDLVGEGVWPLERSPLRQAPHTADQVTADNWDLPYPRHLAAFPVASLRAGKYWPPVRRIDGVHGDRNLVCSCPAPEAFENTTDINSPAFAETPEEAFA, from the coding sequence ATGTCCGGTGCGGTCCGGACTCAACGAAACCGGAGTCACCTCGTGTCAGTCGAATCCCGTCACGCGCATCGCAGCGCGCCCCTCACCAGCGATTTTCCGTCACGCCACATCGGCCCCGACGCTTCCGCCAGCCAGCGCATGCTCGGCGCTCTCGGTTACGACACGCTCGATCAGCTCATCGATGCCGCGGTGCCTGACCAGATCCGCAGCGCGGAGGCCATGGACCTGCCGGTGGCGCGGTCCGAGCAGCAGGTGCTCTCCGACCTGCGGACGCTGTCGGAGCGCAACGAGACCCGCGTCCAGATGATCGGCCTCGGGTACTACGACACCATCACGCCCGCGGTTCTGCGCCGCAACATGCTCGAGTCGCCGGCCTGGTACACCGCGTACACGCCGTACCAGCCGGAGATTTCCCAGGGCAGGCTCGAGGCGCTGCTGACGTTCCAGACGGTCATCGAAGACCTCACGGCCCTCCCCCTCGCCGGTGCGTCCCTGCTGGACGAGGCCACCGCGGTGATGGAGGCGGTGCTGCTGATGCGGCGCGCGAACAAGGCGAAGTCGGGGACGCCCCGCGTGGTCGTCGACGCGGACTGTCTGCCGCAGACCCTCGCGGTGGTGCGCGGCCGAGCCAAGTCGGTGGGCATCGACGTCGAGGTGGCGGACCTGACCGGCGGACTCCCGGACGGTGACCTGTTCGGCGTCGTGTTCCAGGCGCCCGGCGCCAGCGGGCACGTGCGCGATCTGGCCCCGCTCATCGCCGCCGCCCAGGAGCGCGGTGCCCTGACCACGGTCGCCGCCGATCTGCTGTCGCTGACGCTGCTGACGCCGCCCGGTGAGCAGGGTGCCGACATCGCGGTGGGATCCGCGCAGCGTTTCGGTGTGCCGCTGTTCTTCGGTGGGCCGCACGCCGGTTACATGGCCGTGCGCGGCGGGCTCGAGCGCATGCTCCCCGGCCGGCTCGTCGGCGTGTCCGTCGACGTCGACGGGAAGACCGCCTACCGGCTGGCACTGCAGACCCGCGAGCAGCACATCCGGCGCGACAAGGCGACCAGCAACATCTGCACCGCGCAGGCACTGCTCGCGAACGTCGCCGCCATGTACGCCGCCTATCACGGTCCGGAAGGGCTGCGCGCCATCGCGACTCGAGTCCACGGACATGCGACGGCCGTCGCGGGCGGCCTCCGCACGGCGGGACACTCGGTGGTCCACGACAGCTTCTTCGACACCGTGCTGGTGCACGTTCCGGCCGGGGCCCGCGACGTCGTCGACCGCGCCGACCGCGCCGGCATCAACCTGAGGCTGGTCGACGCGGACCACGTCGCGATCGCCTGCGACGAGTGCACCACCGACGAGATCGTCGACCGCGTCCTGTCCGCGTTCGGCGCGCGAGTCGAGAAGGCAACGGTCTCCGCGCTGCCGCAGTCACTGCTGCGCACGTCGAACTACCTGCAGCACAACGTGTTCCACGAGCACCGGTCCGAGACGGCGATGCTCCGCTTCCTGCGCGCGCTGTCGGACAAGGACCTCGCACTGGACCGCACCATGATCCCGCTCGGCTCGTGCACGATGAAGCTCAACTCCGCCGTGGAGATGGAGCCGATCAGCTGGCCCGGGTTCGCCTCCATCCACCCGTACGCCCCGGTCGAACAGACCAGCGGCTACCTGCAGCTCATCCGCGGCCTCGAGCGGTGGCTCGGTGAGATCACCGGATACGACCGGGTGTCGTTGCAGCCCAACGCCGGATCGCAGGGCGAGCTGGCCGGACTGCTGGCCATCAACGGCTACCACGAGAGCCTCGGTGACCACGGACGCGACATCTGCCTCATCCCGCAGTCCGCACACGGCACCAACGCCGCGTCCGCGGTGCTCGCCGGCATGCGGGTGGTGGTGGTCGCGACGGCGTCCAACGGCAACATCGACTTAGGCGACCTGCGCGCGAAGATCGCGGCACACGAAGGCAAGATCGCCGCGATCATGCTCACCTATCCGTCCACCCACGGCGTGTACGAGAACGACGTGCGGACGGTGTGCGATCTCGTGCACGAGGCCGGCGGCCAGGTGTACGTCGACGGCGCCAACCTCAACGCGCTCGTCGGCCTGGCCCAGCCCGGGAAGTTCGGCGGCGACGTGTCGCACCTGAACCTGCACAAGACGTTCTGCATCCCGCACGGCGGCGGCGGCCCCGGCGTCGGACCGGTCGCGGTGCGCAAGCATCTGGCGCCGTTCCTGCCCGGCAACCCGCTCGGCGGAGACCAACTCGGCACTCCGGTATCGGCGGCCAACTACGGCTCCGCCGGCATCCTGCCCATCACGTGGGCGTACATCGCGCTGATGGGCCCGGACGGACTGACGGAGGCCACCAAGTCCGCCGTGCTGGCCGCCAACTACGTCGCGAAGTCGCTCGACGCGCACTTCCCCGTCCTGTACACGGGACCGTCGGGTCTGGTGGCGCACGAGTGCATCCTGGACCTGCGTCCGGTCACGAAGGCGACCGGCGTGACCGCCGAGGACGTGGCAAAGCGGTTGATCGACTACGGTTTCCACGCTCCCACCCTGTCGTTCCCCGTCAGCGGCACGCTGATGGTGGAGCCCACCGAATCCGAGGATCTGGCCGAACTCGACCGCTTCATCGAGGCAATGATCTCGATCCGCCGCGAAATCGACCTGGTCGGCGAGGGTGTGTGGCCGCTCGAACGCAGCCCGCTGCGTCAGGCCCCGCACACCGCGGATCAGGTCACCGCCGACAACTGGGATCTGCCCTATCCGCGGCACCTGGCCGCCTTCCCGGTCGCGTCGCTGCGTGCCGGCAAGTACTGGCCGCCGGTTCGCCGCATCGACGGCGTCCACGGCGACCGCAACCTCGTGTGCTCGTGCCCCGCGCCCGAGGCCTTCGAGAACACCACCGACATCAATTCCCCGGCCTTCGCCGAGACCCCCGAGGAGGCCTTCGCATGA
- the lipA gene encoding lipoyl synthase codes for MTTTSETSPAAPAPSPVAPLAPAGRRLLRLEVRNAQTPVERKPSWMKVQMRTGPEYRDLAALVERENLNTVCQEAGCPNIFECWEDREATFLIGGSQCTRRCDFCQIDTGRPAALDRGEPRRVAESVQTMGLRYATVTGVARDDLPDGGAWLYAETVRQIHELCPGTGVELLIPDFNADAAQLREVFDTRPEVLAHNVETVPRIFRRIRPAFTYERSLDVITRAREDGLITKSNLILGMGETTDEVIQALRDLHDAGCQLITITQYLRPSARHHPVERWAKPEEFVMLDGVAREIGFLGVLSGPLVRSSYRAGRLHAQAVAAL; via the coding sequence ATGACTACAACCTCTGAAACATCTCCGGCCGCCCCGGCACCATCCCCCGTCGCTCCGCTCGCCCCGGCAGGCAGGCGCCTGCTCCGCCTCGAAGTCCGCAACGCCCAGACGCCGGTCGAACGCAAACCGTCGTGGATGAAGGTGCAGATGCGGACCGGTCCCGAATACCGGGACCTCGCCGCCCTCGTCGAGCGCGAGAACCTGAACACCGTGTGTCAGGAAGCCGGATGTCCCAACATCTTCGAATGCTGGGAGGACCGCGAGGCCACGTTCCTCATCGGCGGCAGCCAGTGCACCCGGCGGTGCGATTTCTGCCAGATCGACACCGGACGTCCCGCGGCCCTCGATCGGGGGGAACCCCGGCGGGTCGCGGAATCGGTGCAGACCATGGGCCTCCGGTACGCCACTGTCACGGGTGTGGCACGTGACGATCTGCCCGACGGCGGCGCCTGGCTGTACGCCGAGACGGTCCGGCAGATTCACGAACTGTGCCCGGGCACCGGCGTCGAACTGCTGATCCCGGATTTCAATGCCGACGCCGCACAGTTGCGCGAAGTGTTCGACACCCGGCCGGAGGTACTGGCGCACAATGTGGAGACCGTTCCCCGGATCTTCCGTCGCATCCGGCCGGCGTTCACCTACGAGCGTTCCCTCGACGTGATCACGCGCGCGCGGGAGGACGGTCTGATCACCAAGTCGAACCTGATCCTCGGGATGGGGGAGACCACGGACGAGGTGATCCAGGCACTCCGGGACCTGCACGACGCCGGTTGCCAGTTGATCACGATCACGCAGTACCTGCGGCCCTCGGCCCGGCATCATCCGGTGGAGCGGTGGGCGAAACCGGAGGAGTTCGTGATGCTCGACGGGGTGGCCCGCGAGATCGGATTCCTCGGCGTCCTGTCCGGACCCCTCGTCCGGTCGTCCTACCGGGCGGGCCGCCTGCACGCACAAGCCGTCGCCGCTCTCTGA
- a CDS encoding CaiB/BaiF CoA transferase family protein, with protein MSTKTMERTGPLQGVVVVDLTRALAGPHAAMMLGDLGADVIKIETPHGGDDTRGWGPPFVEPADAPRESTYFLSTNRNKKSITLDLKAEDGRDTLESLVRRADVLMENFRTGVLDRLGFTTERLAELNPRLVVLSISGFGHDGPEGGRAGYDQIAQGEAGLMSLTGPNPDDVQRVGVPIADLLAGMYGAFGVVAALQERERTGRGRVVRTSLLASVVGVHAFQGTKWTVAGEVGEAQGNHHPSISPYGLFRTADGAVQISVGSEGLWKRFCAGFHLDPDAPGMATNPERVENHKQVLELVEDAFGAYTSDELLIELDRIGVPAGRVRTISEVYEWEQTKSQGLLIDVDHRTLGNITLPGPPLRFFEPDGTEVTETRHTAPPVLGADNESVLSWLKECS; from the coding sequence ATGTCCACGAAAACGATGGAGCGCACGGGTCCGCTGCAAGGAGTGGTCGTCGTCGATCTGACGCGCGCACTGGCGGGTCCCCACGCGGCGATGATGCTCGGCGACCTCGGTGCGGACGTCATCAAGATCGAAACCCCGCACGGCGGCGACGACACCCGCGGGTGGGGGCCGCCGTTCGTCGAACCCGCCGACGCGCCGCGCGAATCGACGTACTTCCTGTCCACGAACCGGAACAAGAAGTCGATCACCCTGGACCTCAAGGCCGAAGACGGACGCGACACCCTCGAGTCCCTCGTCCGGCGAGCCGACGTCCTCATGGAGAACTTCCGCACCGGGGTCCTCGACCGGCTCGGGTTCACCACCGAGCGTCTCGCCGAACTGAACCCGCGCCTGGTCGTCCTGTCCATCAGCGGTTTCGGCCACGACGGACCCGAAGGTGGACGCGCAGGCTACGACCAGATCGCACAGGGCGAGGCCGGACTGATGTCGCTGACCGGACCGAATCCGGACGACGTCCAGCGTGTCGGCGTCCCCATCGCAGATCTGCTCGCCGGCATGTACGGGGCGTTCGGCGTCGTCGCCGCGTTGCAGGAACGCGAACGCACCGGACGGGGCCGGGTCGTGCGAACGTCGTTGCTGGCCAGCGTCGTCGGCGTGCACGCCTTCCAGGGAACGAAGTGGACCGTCGCCGGCGAGGTCGGTGAGGCGCAGGGCAACCACCATCCCTCGATCTCCCCGTACGGACTGTTCCGCACCGCCGACGGCGCCGTGCAGATCTCGGTCGGCAGCGAAGGGCTGTGGAAGCGGTTCTGCGCGGGCTTCCACCTGGACCCCGACGCCCCCGGCATGGCCACCAATCCCGAACGCGTCGAGAACCACAAGCAGGTCCTCGAACTGGTCGAGGACGCGTTCGGCGCGTACACGAGCGACGAACTCCTGATCGAACTCGACCGGATCGGGGTGCCTGCGGGACGCGTCCGAACCATCTCCGAGGTGTACGAATGGGAGCAGACGAAGTCGCAGGGGCTGCTCATCGACGTCGACCACCGCACACTCGGCAACATCACGCTGCCCGGCCCGCCACTGCGGTTCTTCGAACCGGACGGCACCGAGGTCACCGAGACCCGGCACACCGCACCGCCGGTCCTGGGCGCGGACAACGAGAGCGTGCTGTCGTGGCTGAAGGAATGCAGCTGA
- a CDS encoding carboxyl transferase domain-containing protein: MARLTAPELLDLVVDAGTWESWDTPPIQIAADSEYADELLRAQEKTGLDEAVLTGVATIRGRRTAILVCEFGFLGGSIGVAAGERLVAAIRRATHERLPLLALPTSGGTRMQEGTTAFLQMVKITAAVIKHKEAHLPYLVYLRSPTTGGVFASWGSLGHVTIAEPGALVGFLGPRVYEALYDAPFPTGVQTAENLHAHGLIDAVRPPEQLAEIVDRALRIITSSRGGRPAPADPVVRESLPDVPAWESVLASRREDRPGVRDVMFHSASDVLPLNGTGQGEIDPGLILALVRFGDMPCVLLGQDRRGQTTRSPLGPAALREARRGMRLAAELNLPLVTVIDTAGAALSKEAEEGGLAGEIARCIADMVSLDVPTISLLLGQGTGGGALALIPADRVLAAEHGWLSPLPPEGASAILHHDIAHAPDMAARQGIRSSDLLASGIVDEVIPEFPDAAEESTAFCTRVGAVLHRELALLDAADTTQRLSERAARFDRIGLLQPAPA, translated from the coding sequence ATGGCGCGCCTGACCGCTCCCGAACTGCTCGATCTGGTGGTCGACGCCGGCACATGGGAGTCGTGGGACACCCCGCCGATCCAGATCGCGGCGGACTCCGAGTACGCCGACGAGCTTCTCCGCGCGCAGGAGAAGACCGGCCTCGACGAGGCGGTGCTCACCGGAGTCGCCACCATCCGCGGCCGTCGAACCGCAATCCTCGTCTGCGAGTTCGGTTTTCTCGGCGGCTCCATCGGCGTGGCGGCGGGGGAGCGTCTGGTCGCCGCGATCCGCCGCGCCACCCACGAGCGGCTTCCGCTGCTCGCCCTCCCCACCTCGGGTGGGACGCGTATGCAGGAGGGGACGACCGCGTTCCTGCAGATGGTCAAGATCACGGCGGCGGTGATCAAGCACAAGGAGGCGCACCTGCCGTATCTCGTCTACCTCCGGAGCCCCACGACCGGCGGGGTGTTCGCGTCCTGGGGGTCGCTGGGCCACGTCACCATCGCGGAACCGGGAGCGCTCGTCGGCTTCCTCGGACCGCGCGTGTACGAGGCGCTGTACGACGCGCCGTTCCCCACCGGTGTCCAGACCGCGGAGAACCTGCACGCGCACGGACTCATCGACGCGGTGCGGCCGCCGGAACAGCTCGCCGAGATCGTCGACCGCGCGCTGCGCATCATCACGTCCAGCCGCGGTGGCCGGCCGGCGCCCGCCGACCCCGTCGTGCGCGAGAGTCTGCCGGACGTCCCCGCGTGGGAGTCGGTGCTGGCTTCGCGACGTGAGGACCGGCCCGGGGTACGCGACGTGATGTTCCATTCCGCCTCGGATGTGCTTCCGCTCAACGGAACCGGTCAGGGGGAGATCGATCCGGGTCTGATCCTCGCGCTCGTCCGATTCGGTGACATGCCCTGCGTCCTGCTCGGGCAGGACCGCCGCGGGCAGACTACGCGGTCGCCGCTCGGCCCGGCCGCCCTGCGGGAAGCGCGCAGGGGAATGCGGCTGGCGGCGGAACTGAACCTGCCGCTGGTGACCGTCATCGACACCGCGGGAGCGGCATTGTCGAAGGAGGCCGAGGAGGGCGGGCTCGCCGGCGAGATCGCGCGCTGCATCGCCGACATGGTCTCGCTCGACGTTCCCACGATCTCCCTGCTGCTCGGGCAGGGCACCGGCGGCGGCGCGCTCGCGTTGATTCCGGCCGACCGGGTGCTCGCGGCCGAGCACGGCTGGCTGTCACCCCTGCCGCCCGAGGGTGCGAGCGCGATCCTGCACCACGACATCGCGCACGCGCCGGACATGGCCGCCCGGCAGGGCATCCGGTCCTCCGATCTCCTCGCGAGCGGCATCGTGGACGAGGTGATCCCCGAATTCCCCGACGCTGCCGAGGAATCCACGGCATTCTGCACCCGGGTCGGTGCGGTGCTCCACCGCGAGCTGGCGCTCCTCGATGCGGCGGACACCACCCAGCGACTCTCCGAACGTGCGGCGCGATTCGACCGGATCGGTCTATTGCAACCCGCACCCGCATGA
- the glyA gene encoding serine hydroxymethyltransferase, translating to MSVLNRDLADFDPDIAALIGKELERQRTGLEMIASENHAPLAVMQAQGSVLTNKYAEGYPGRRYYGGCEHVDSIEQLAIDRVKALFAAEYANVQPHSGATANASVMHALIKPGDTILGLSLADGGHLTHGMRLNFSGKLYNVAAYGVSEKDYLIDMDEVAKAAREHRPQLIIAGWSAYPRQLDFARFREIADEVGAYLMVDMAHFAGLVATGYHPSPVPHAHVVTSTTHKTLGGPRGGIILTGDAAIAKKINSAVFPGQQGGPLEHVIAGKATAFKMAAEPEFAERQERCLDGAKVLAERLSRPDVKEAGISVLTGGTDVHLVLVDLRDADIDGQQAEDRLDAIGITVNRNAVPFDPRPPMVTSGLRIGTPALAARGFGRDDFVTVADLIAQALVAAEGTDTSALAAQVRALADKYPLYPEL from the coding sequence ATGAGCGTCCTGAACCGCGACCTCGCGGACTTCGACCCGGACATCGCCGCTCTGATCGGCAAGGAACTCGAGCGTCAGCGCACCGGCCTGGAGATGATCGCGTCGGAGAACCACGCGCCGCTCGCGGTCATGCAGGCGCAGGGCTCGGTGCTGACCAACAAGTACGCGGAGGGCTACCCCGGGCGCCGCTACTACGGCGGCTGCGAGCACGTCGACTCCATCGAGCAGCTCGCCATCGACCGCGTCAAGGCCCTCTTCGCCGCGGAATACGCCAACGTGCAACCCCATTCCGGCGCCACCGCGAACGCGTCGGTGATGCACGCGCTGATCAAGCCCGGCGACACCATCCTCGGCCTGTCCCTCGCCGACGGCGGCCACCTCACCCACGGCATGCGGCTGAACTTCTCCGGCAAGCTCTACAACGTGGCAGCGTACGGGGTGTCCGAGAAGGACTACCTCATCGACATGGACGAGGTCGCGAAGGCGGCGCGTGAACACCGGCCGCAACTGATCATCGCCGGCTGGTCGGCCTACCCGCGCCAGTTGGACTTCGCCCGGTTCCGGGAGATCGCGGACGAGGTCGGCGCCTACCTGATGGTCGACATGGCCCATTTCGCCGGCCTCGTCGCCACCGGGTACCACCCGTCCCCGGTGCCGCACGCGCACGTCGTGACGTCGACGACCCACAAGACGCTCGGCGGCCCCCGCGGCGGGATCATCCTGACGGGCGACGCGGCGATCGCGAAGAAGATCAACTCGGCAGTCTTCCCCGGCCAGCAGGGCGGGCCCCTCGAACACGTGATCGCCGGTAAGGCAACGGCATTCAAGATGGCCGCCGAACCCGAGTTCGCCGAACGCCAGGAACGCTGCCTCGACGGGGCGAAGGTCCTCGCCGAGCGCCTCAGCCGTCCCGACGTGAAGGAAGCCGGAATCAGCGTCCTCACCGGCGGCACGGATGTGCACCTCGTCCTCGTCGATCTCCGGGACGCCGATATCGACGGGCAGCAGGCCGAAGATCGCCTCGACGCGATCGGAATCACCGTTAATCGCAACGCCGTTCCGTTCGACCCGCGGCCGCCGATGGTGACGTCCGGCCTGCGGATCGGCACGCCGGCACTCGCGGCGCGCGGTTTCGGCCGGGACGACTTCGTGACGGTCGCCGACCTGATCGCGCAGGCCCTCGTCGCTGCCGAAGGTACCGACACGTCGGCACTCGCGGCCCAGGTCCGGGCTCTCGCCGACAAATACCCCCTCTACCCGGAGCTGTAG